Within the Microcebus murinus isolate Inina chromosome 16, M.murinus_Inina_mat1.0, whole genome shotgun sequence genome, the region tgtaaacatcTCCTTGAAGGAAGAGTTCTGCCCGTTTCCAGGACATGTCATGAATTCCTCTCCTAGATACATGCTTCTCAAGTACAGGACACATGAAGCCACAGCATCCATCATCAGTTCCATGGCTTTCTCTTTCAAGAGCAAAATCAAGGAATCCTTGCACAACATGCTGAGCGCGCCTCCTAGCTGCAGTAGCCTGGAGGGTCTTCACACAGGCAGAGGCATCCTTTTATACAAGTTTCAGGAGTGCCGTCCCCTgaccccacccacacaccctgAGGCTCTCTGGAGCTCAGCCAATCAGCTTTTGCCAAGTCATCACCAGCTCAGCCAATCACCTTCTGCCAATTCATCACCAGCTCAGCCAATCAGCTTCTCTCAAGTCATCAACATCTCAACCAATCAGCTTCTGCAATCATCCACTGCTCCACCAATTAGCTTCCACCAAGGCATCAAGCCCTACCGGCTCAGCCAGCAGGCTCCTCCCATGTCTCCAAGCCCCTCGCAGTTTCAGTGCTTCGCTCTCACTGAACGCTGGACTGAAAGTCTCAAATCGTTCAGAATTCGGCTCCTGTGAGGTGGAAGCACCTGGAATTGCACTGGTGAAGTTGACACCCACATCGTTGGTGTTTTGAGTGCTTCGTCTTTCCCACAAAAAACAGCGAGATATGTTGTTATTTGACAAAAGCAACAAAGTCCAGAATTCAGCTGAACATCTGAGGAAACCACCAAAGTAATGGAAACGTAGAAAAACAGTATTTACCATTTCTATCTCCTGTGTTGAATTGTTGCATGTTTCTTGTTTTGGGCAGCAAGAAGGAGATACTGTCTTTTTCaagtgcaaacacacacacacacaaacataatgtCAGTCTGCCTCTCCTGAGACGAAAGCTCGAAACAACAGAGCCAAGACAAGGTTAAACGGGCAAAGTGAATTGTTGATGTGTTGAGTAATTTGTTTTTCCTCACCAAAGACGGaattgcagttttattttcatatatatatatatatacacaacaacAAAGCTGTGAACTCACCATGCTCAGATGAAACCGTGAAAAAGACTAAAGCAGAAAAACATGATTTAACTGCTTAAATCTTTTAGATTTCCTGTGGTGACTTGTGTGTTTCTTGTTCAGGGCAGCAAGAAggatatacattattttcacagagaagaagaaaaacagtcaGTCTGCCTCTCTTGATTCAAACGTTCAAGAGAAGAAAGCTGAGGGAAGGTTGCACGAAAAAGCTGCCTTGTGGATGGGTTGAGGAAGTCGTTTTTCTTCACCAAAATCGACTTGCCgggttatgtgtgtatatatagaacaGCCATAGAGAGGCAAAGTTAGCAATGCTCGAAGAAACCACGAAAAAATGGTAAAGCAGAAAAACACGACTGAACTTCTTATATCTTTTAGATTTCTTGTATTGACGTGTGTGCTTCTTGTTTAGGGCAGGAAGAAGAGGATAAATGCTTACAAACAGGAAAAATGTCAGTCAGTCTGGCTCTCTTCACACAAACgttcaaaacaaaaaagcagcGGGAAGGTTGCAGGAAAAGCCTGCTTTGTTGAGGGTTGAGGAAGTCGTTTTTCTTCAGCAAAAACCGATTTGCcctattatgtgtgtgtgtgtgtatagatatatagatatagatagatacagaACGGCCAAAGAAGGGGAAGTGAGCAATGCTCAGAAGAAACcatgaaaaaaatagtaaagcaGAAAACACGACTTAACTGCTTAAATCATTTAGATTTCTTGTATTGacttttgtgtttcttctttatgACAGCGGTAAGGAGATACATTCCTTTCACAGGGAAAAGATAAAAGGTCAGTCTGCCTCTCTTGATTGGAAAgttcaaaagaagaaagctgaGGGAAGGTTGCACGAAAAACCTGCCTTGTGCACGGGTTGAGGAAGTCGTTTTTCTTCAGCAAAAATCGacttctgggttttgttttcatatataaatatatagaacagCCACAAGGAGGCGAAGTGAGCAAGGCTCTGAAGAAACCCTGAAAAAACGGTAAAGCAAAAAACAGGACTTAGCTGCTTAAATCGTTTAGATTTCTTGTATTTACTTGTGTGTTTCTCGTTTGGGGCAGCAAGAAGAGGATAGATTCTTTACAAACATGAAACCGTCAGTCAGTCTGCCTCTCTTTACACAATCgtttaaaagaagaaagctgaGGAAGGTTGCACGAAAAGCCTGCCTGATTATGGACTGAGGAAGTCGTTTTCTTCACCATTATCTACTTGCCGAAATCTACTTGTGAAATGTATTTCACCAAAATctactatgtgtgtatatagacaAAGTGAGCAATGCTCAGAAGAAACCACGAAAAAATGGTAAAGCAGAAAAACAGGACTTAACTGCTTAACATTTAGATTTCTTGTATTGACTTGTGTGTTTCTCGCTTAGGGCAGCAAGAAGAGGATAGATTCTTTACACTCAGGAACAACAGTCAGTCTGCCTGTCTTCATTCAAATGTTCAAGAGAAGAAAACCGAGGGAAGGTTGCACGAGAAAGCTGCCTTGTGGACGGGTTGAGGAAGTCGTTTTTCTTCACCAAAAATCGACTTGCCgggttatgtgtgtatatatagaacaGCCACAAAGAGGCAAAGTTAGGAATGCTCAGAAGAAACCACGAAAAAATGGTAAAGCAGAAAAACACGACTCAActgcttatatattttagatttcttgTATTCAGTTGTCTGTTTCTTGCTTAGGACAGCGAGAAGGAGATACATTGTTCACACACAGGAAAAACAGTCAGTCCGTGTGCCTCTCCTGATTCAAACcttcaaaagaagaaatctgaGGGAAGATGCTTGAAAAACCTGCCTTGTTGACGGGTTGAGGAACTCAATTTTCTTCACCAAAAATCGAATAGCCCggttatgtgtgtatacatatatatatagagagagagagagagagagagaacatccACAAAGAAGCAGAACGAGCAATGCTCGAAGAAACCATGACAAAATGGTAAAgcagaaaaaatgaatttatatcttttaaatttcttatattgaGTTTTGTGTTTCTTGATTAGGGCAGGAAGAAGAGGATAGATTTTTTCCAAACAGGAAAACCTCCTTGTCTCCCTCTCTTTACACAAACATTCTAAAGAAGAAAGCTGAGGGAAGGTTGCACCAAAAGCCTGCCGTGATTACGGGTTGAGGAAGTCGTTTTTCTTCACCAATATAAACTTGCCGAAATCTACtattgtggagaaaaatctaacccgccgttctgcttctgtaaaatccgctcgctcaaccctactcccttcccCCGCTGGTGcccctccgctcgctcaaccctattCCCTCCCCCGCTGGtgccggcgccactctgtaactcccagAAAACCActtgccgttagtccttggaaactattgaccaagattagaagttcctgatattagcccatctggtacatgtttgtgcaaggttaaagcccatggaatttccccccaccctgtgatccctagccacctgcgtgtggtttctgcctataaaatcctaaggaaaaaaaaaggtcgGCGTGGCAGCTTCGCTAGCTAGGTAGTGCTGcttgcccctgcgctgcgctggaaataaaACCTCATGcttttgcatcaagtctctggactctgagtcttttttaggcggtcgtctctcccccacacaggctgtacatttctgcggcctaacatttgggggctcgtccgggatcggAGAGGCGACCCCTCTTAAAAGACCGGCGGCACCAGGCTTGGAGGTAGGCAGACTCCGGAGTCATCctttatgtttgtctctgtgttgtatgtgatgtgtcagttttgaagtttgaatttggaacGACAGGGTACTAACTCCGTAAGGAGGAAGTTCCTCTGGACCAAGATAGGGTTCTTGGCCAGAAAAACTGTCGCCCTGGAGgacgctccagggattaggggtgacCAGGTGGCCTTGGTCGACTCCATTTGTTTGCCTGCAAGTCATTGCAGGATTGGGCAAGATAACCCTAGGGTAGGATATCGTCCTTTGTCAGTGTTTGTGTGCAGAAGCAAGTGGCTTCGGTGTTTGTCTGCTGTCTGTGTTGTCgctcttttctcctttattctcctttttactcatccaggaattatgggccaagggaagagtactcctctctccctcaccctgacacATTGGAAGGAAGTACGAGACCGGGCCCACGACCTGTCCGTCATCATCTGGAAGGGCCCCTGGCAGACGTTTTGTGCCTCTGAGTGGCCCTCCTTCGGTGTGGGGTGGCCCTCAGATGGAACTTTTAACCTCTCTGTTATTTTTGCAGTGAAGAAAAGAATCTTCGTGCCGCACCCCCAAGGATACCCGAATCAGGGCCCCTACATCGTTGTGTGGCAAGATCTCGCCCAGAACCCCGCCCCCTTGGGGCAAGACTGCGGGTTTCCCCTCTGGCTCTGGTGGCCCAGACGACGTCGGATCCAGTCCGGCAGTCTCGGCCATTGACTGACCCGCAGGCTGATTCCCTCCTCCTTGATTCTCCCCCATTTTACCCCCCTCTTCCACAGGTCGCCCCTTCACAATCAGGGCGCGCCCAACCCTCGGCCCCTTTGGCTGGGGGACCAGCTCAAGGCACCAGGAGCAGGAGGGGTTTTCCTCCGTCTCCAGATTCCACTGTGGCTTGTCCCCTACGTCCTGTGCCGATTCCCAACCATAGTTCCGGGGAGGGTGACGACGCAGCCCCCCTTCAGCCcctccaatattggcccttttcCACAGCAGACCTCTACAATTGGAAAACCAACCACCCACCTTTCTCTGAAGACCCCCAGTGTCTGGCTGGGCTGGTCGAGTCTCTAATGTTTTCCCACCAGCCCACTTGGGATGACTGTCAGCAGTTGCTCCAGACCCTTTTCACCACAGAGGAACGGGAACAAATCATCTTGGAAGCACGGAAAAATGTTCCTGGACCTGATGGACGCCCTACTCAGCTCCCTCCCTTGATAGATGCCACTTTTCCTATGACTCGGCCTGGCTGGGACTTCAATACGGCAGAAGGTAGGGAGCGACTGACCGTCTATCGCCAGACTCTAGTGGCAGGCCTCAGAGGGGCGGCACGATGCCCCACAAATTTGGCTAAGGTAAGAGAAGTCCTTCAAGGACCAACTGAGCCCCCGTCCGCCTTCCTTGAAAGACTGATGGAGGCATTCAGACGGTATACCCCCTTCGACCCAACCTCTGAAGGACAAAGGGCCTCGGTAGCCATGGCCTTCATAGGCCAGTCAGCCCTAGACATTAAAAAGAAGCTTCAGAGGTTGGAGGGGTTGCAGGATTTCACTCTACTAGAGTTAgttaaagaagcagagaaagtatATCATAAAAGGGAAACcgaagaggagaaggagcagaggagggagagagagagagaagccagggaagataagagggagaagagacaggaaaaaagatTAACACGTATCTTGGCCGCAGCTGTAGGTGATAATAGGCCAGCGCCAGTGCATAAGAATAAAAAGCCGGGGAACTCGAGTGCTAGGCCACCGTTGAGGCCAACTCAATGTGCTTTTTGCAAGGAAGATGGACATTGGAAAAAAGACTGTCCTAAGCTACAGAATAAAGTACAGAACAGAGTACTGGCCCTCCAAGAGGACAGTGAGTGAGATAGTCGGGACTCGGACCCCCTCCCCGAGCCCAGGATAACCCTTAAAGTGGAGGGGAAGCCCATCAACTTCCTGGTAGATACGGAAGCCCAATTTTCAGTTCTGCAACAGCCGCTAGGGCCACTTTCAAAGAAAACCTCTTGGGTGATGGGAGCCATAGGCCATGAGCGGTACCCATGGACGACTAACCGAACTGTAGACCTGGGGACCGGAAGAGTCACGCATTCCTTCCTGATGATCCCCCAGTGCCCTGCTCCTCTCTTGGGAAGGGACTTATTAACTAAGATGGGAGCCCAAATCACTTTTACTCCCAAGGGACCGACTCTCACCCAGCACAAGGGGGCAGTTACTCTGTTGACCCTTCAATTAGAGGATGAGCACCGGTTGTTTGAGGCCAGCACTAACAAAAAAAACAGCAATATAGACCGTGAGTGGCTCCAACAGTATCCTGAAGCATGGGCGGAAACCGCGGGGATGGGTCTAGCCCACAACCAACCCCCGGTAGTAGTAGAACTCAAATCCGCTGCCACTCCAGTCGCGGTACGACAATATCCCATGGCAAGAGAAGCCTGGGAAGGAATCAGGCCCCACATTCACCGCCTCTTGCATATGGAGATTTTAGTCAAATGCCACTCCCCTTGGAACACCCCCCTTCTTCCCGTTCAAAAGCAGGGAACTAATGACTATCGGCCCGTGCAGGACCTCAGAGAAGTCAACAAATGAGTCCAGGACATTCACCCTACCGTCCCCAACCCTTACAATTTGCTGAGTGCTCTTCCACCCTCTCATGTCTGGTATACAGTCTTGGATCTGAAGGATGCTTTCTTCTGTTTGCGGTTGCACCCAGCCAGCCAAAGACTCTTTTGCCTTCGAGTGGAGGGACCCGGATTCTGGGACCTCGGGGCAACTAACCTGGACCCGGCTCCCTCAAGGGTTTAAGAACTCCCCCACCATCTTCGACAAAGCCCTTCATCAGGACCTAACCACTTTCCGGGCTGAGCACCCGCAGGTCACTCTTCTCCAGTACGTAGATGACCTCCTCTTGGCAGGAGCGACGGAAGAAGACTGCAAAGCAGGTACGCAAGACCTACTCATAGAACTTTCCCGCTTGGGGTATCGGGCTTCTGTCGATTGTGGATCCCTGGGTTCGCAGCGTTAGCAGAACCTCTGTACCCGCTAACAAAACAGGGGAGCTCTTTCCAGTAGGGGGAGCCCCAGCAGCGTGCATTTGATGACATTAAGAGAGCGCTTCTCTCTGCACCGGCCTTGGCCTTGCCAGATGTTTCCAAACCCTTCACCCTCTTTGTGAATGAAAAGAAGGGGGTTGCTTGAGGGGTGCTGACTCAAGCTCtaggaccctggaagagaccggtggctTACTTATCTAAAATGCTGGACCCAGTGGCAAAAGGATGGCCAGCCTGCTTAAAGGCTATAGCAGCTACCGCCCTGCTTGTAAAAGATGCAGACAAACTTACTATGGGGCAAAAGCTAACAGTTATAGCCCCCCATGTGCTGGAAAGCATGATCCGGCAACCCCCCGACCGGTGGATGTCCAACGCCCGGATGACCCACTATCAAAGCTTGTTGCTGGACAGCGAACGGGTTTCTTTTGGAGCCCCGGTGGCTCTCAACCCGGCCACACTGTTGCCGGAGGAGCATCCGGAAAACAGAGAAGTCCTTCATTCCTGTCATGACATTCTGGCAGAAGAGACAGGGCCACGTAAGGGCCTCCGGGATGAGCCGCTACCCAACCCACACTGCACCTGGTTTACCGACGGGAGCAGCTACATCCATGAAGGTAAAAGGGTTGCAGGGGCGGCGGTGGTCAGCAAAGATCAGGTCATATGGGCTGGTAGCCTACCTGAGGGAACCTCTGCCCAAAAGGCGGAGTTAGTTGCCCTGACACGAGCCCTCGAGCTGGCAGAAGGGAAAAGGGTCAACATTTACACAGACAGCGGTTATGCTTTTGCAACAGCCCACATCCATGGAGCCATATACCGCCAAAGAGGCTTGCTCACCTCCGCgggaaaagacataaaaaacaaGCAGGAGATTTTACTTCTCCTTGAGGCTATTCACGCCCCCCAGGAGGTGGCCATTATTCATTGCCCTGGGCACCAGAAGGGAACTTCTGAGGTGGCCCAGGGGAATAAAAAAGCTGACTTTGAAGCAAAACAAGTGGCTCTAAGGTCAGAAACTCTGATTCTTGCCGCCAGTCCCCCGGTGGCCTCACCGACATTCCCCCACTACTcctcagaagaggaggagagccTAACAAAAAAACCTGCCAAGTTCTCTAAAGATCAGCAGGGGATCTGGAAGACTAGAGAGGAAAAAATTGTCCTGCCCAAAGAAGCCGCTCAGGCATACTTAAAGCAATTGCATCATCTTACTCATTTAGGAGCAAAGCATCTACGCTCCAATTGCCAGTCTACAAAATACCACATTCGGGGACTCAGTCGCTTAACTGAGGAAGTAGTTCACCAATGTAAAGCTTGTCAACTAGTAAACGCTCACCCATCCCAGGCTAGCCCCAGGCGGCGCCTAACGGGAGAGCGTCCTGGGGACAATTGGGAGATagatttcacagaagtaaaacCAACCCGGTATGGATACAAATATCTTCTAGTTTTTATAGACACCTTTTCAGGAtgggtagaggctttccccacAAAGAAGGAAACAGCAACAGGTGGCCAAACGAGTCCTGGAAGACATCTTCCCCAGGTTCGGAATCCCTAAGGTAATTGGATCTGATAACGGCCCAGCTTTCATTGCACAGGTAAGTCAGGGAATGGCCAAGATACTTGGGGcggattggaaattacattgtgcttATAGGCCCCAAAGCTCAGGTCAGGtagaaaaaatgaatagaacTCTAAAAGAGGCTATGACTAAATTATCCTTAGAGACTGGCATAACAGACTGGACAGtgctccttcccttcgccctctTTCGCGTTTGGAACACTCCCGGCCCCCTGGGGGTGACCTCGTTTGAGGTTCTGTTCGGGGCTCCCCAACCCCTCATGGCCGACCCGTGGTCTATGCCAGCTGATGTTAATGCTCCTCATTCCCTACTTGCTAGGTTGAAAGCCCTTGAAGTCGTTCACAGGGAAGTCTGGGCACCTTTGGCCACCCTCTACAAGCCCGGAGAAGTACGAGTGCCACACCCGTTCCAGGTCGGTGATCTCGTTTACGTCCGGCGACACCGAGCTGCCAATCTCGAGCCAAGGTGGAAGGGACCACACCTGGTGCTGCTAACGACCCCAACAGCTATCAAGGTAGACGGCATCGCACCCTGGATACACGCCTCTCATGCCAAACGGGCAACTTGCCTAAATGACAATAATGATGACTGGGTTGTGGAAAAGACTGACAACCCTCTCAAGCTTCGCATTCGCCATCGCCTGCCTCATACCAAACCTGTTGCTGATAAGTAGCACCCCACATGTACCTAAGAAGCTGACTTGAAAGGTAACCTCCCCTGCCTTGTGAAAAACGCTATGGCAAACCAACGCTACCATAGCCCCCCCCCCGCACTTGGTGGCCCGTTTTGACCCCCGACATTTGTGTATTTGTGGGAGCAGGGTGGAATGGGTTCTGCATAAAGGAACGCTCTAAGCGTTCCCCGGCAAGAGTGCACGGACGCCCAGTAGCTGAGCGGCACTTAAAACGGGTCCCTTTTTACGTCTGCCCCAAAGACAGGTACGGTTATGAGCCAACCCAATGTGACCAGTACGAAACAGGGTTTAAGACAGAGTTTTACTGTGCCTATTGGGGTTGTGAAACGACGGGAACTGGCTACTGGATACGCAACCCCCCCTCTTGGGACCTCACTTGCAcctagaagttcaagactagccttggcaatagtgagatcctgtctctacaaaaatttttaaaacatagctgggcggggggcacatgcctgtagtcccagctactcgggaggctgaggcaggaggttagcttgagcccaggagtttgaggttgctgtgaactaggttgatgccatggaactctagcctgggcaacagaatgagaccctgtctaaaaaaaatgtatgtgagtgtgtgtgtgtgtgtgtgtgtgtgtgtgtgtgtgtgccctatAGGTCATTCTAACCAATATTCAAGGTTGGAAATCAATAGCTTAGACACTGAAgattagaattctagaaatcAGCTAGGAAGCCATTCTTTgggcctctctctttttttttattttggcatattatgggggtacagattttaaggtttcaataaaaatatggaacgcttcacgaatttgcgtgtcatccttgcgcaggggccatgctaatcttctctgtatcgttccaatttcagtatatgtgctgccgaagcgagcactgggcctctctttttaaaagaacatccAATTCCAGGCACAGATAAATATAACTGGACTTTGTCATGGACTCACAGCAAGGGAATGAGAAAGCCCAAATCCCCTAATTGAGAAAGTGATTGGTGAGTAGACTTCTGCCATTAACAAGAGCCTAAATGAATTCTCCAGCCCTCCTGGCCTGTTTTCTCTCCAGACCTTAGAGAAACCTTTGCTGCAGGGAAAGCACAAACAATGTGATTTTACTGTCATAAGCCATACATGAGCTCTTAATTGCCCTGGCACGAGGGATGATGAACCATGTGATATAAACATATGACCACACATGCAAAGTTGCACACTTCCGGGTACACTGAATGAACAACTCACAGAATCCAGGCTAGAGGTACCTGACCCTTCCCATTAAATAGCCTTGTCCTCCCCACTTGGTCTTTTGTCCTTAATCTCTTCTGAAGTAAGAGACTAAAGATCCTGgcaaaaatttcatgaaatagGAAAGTGTACACATCTCCTGCTACTGGGCTGTTGAAGCAATAAGACAATGTGCTCAACTTCCTTAGAGCCATTATCCTGGGTTTGCATAAAGCAGTTTCATCAATCCCTGTCCTAGAGAGCCTGTTTGATAAcatacaaaagcaaaaccaatttAACCAAAATCCAGAGGCAGGAAGGACCCTGACGACAGCAATCCCTAAAGTGCTCACAAGACCACCAGGGTCTAGACGGCTGGTACAGGAATTGTTGCTAGTCAACAGCTGAGAAAAACACAAGATAGTTTCCACACTCAGGAAGCACTAACAGAAGAAGTAACTCAATTACCCCTCAG harbors:
- the LOC142861194 gene encoding LOW QUALITY PROTEIN: uncharacterized protein LOC142861194 (The sequence of the model RefSeq protein was modified relative to this genomic sequence to represent the inferred CDS: inserted 3 bases in 2 codons; deleted 1 base in 1 codon; substituted 4 bases at 4 genomic stop codons) produces the protein MGQGKSTPLSLTLTHWKEVRDRAHDLSVIIWKGPWQTFCASEWPSFGVGWPSDGTFNLSVIFAVKKRIFVPHPQGYPNQGPYIVVWQDLAQNPAPLGQDCGFPLWLWWPRRHSTVACPLRPVPIPNHSSGEGDDAAPLQPLQYWPFSTADLYNWKTNHPPFSEDPQCLAGLVESLMFSHQPTWDDCQQLLQTLFTTEEREQIILEARKNVPGPDGRPTQLPPLIDATFPMTRPGWDFNTAEGRERLTVYRQTLVAGLRGAARCPTNLAKVREVLQGPTEPPSAFLERLMEAFRRYTPFDPTSEGQRASVAMAFIGQSALDIKKKLQRLEGLQDFTLLELVKEAEKVYHKRETEEEKEQRREREREAREDKREKRQEKRLTRILAAAVGDNRPAPVHKNKKPGNSSARPPLRPTQCAFCKEDGHWKKDCPKLQNKVQNRVLALQEDSEXDSRDSDPLPEPRITLKVEGKPINFLVDTEAQFSVLQQPLGPLSKKTSWVMGAIGHERYPWTTNRTVDLGTGRVTHSFLMIPQCPAPLLGRDLLTKMGAQITFTPKGPTLTQHKGAVTLLTLQLEDEHRLFEASTNKKNSNIDREWLQQYPEAWAETAGMGLAHNQPPVVVELKSAATPVAVRQYPMAREAWEGIRPHIHRLLHMEILVKCHSPWNTPLLPVQKQGTNDYRPVQDLREVNKXVQDIHPTVPNPYNLLSALPPSHVWYTVLDLKDAFFCLRLHPASQRLFAFEWRDPDSGTSGQLTWTRLPQGFKNSPTIFDKALHQDLTTFRAEHPQVTLLQYVDDLLLAGATEEDCKAGTQDLLIELSRLGYXGFCRLWIPGFAALAEPLYPLTKQGSSFQXGEPQQRAFDDIKRALLSAPALALPDVSKPFTLFVNEKKGVAXGVLTQALGPWKRPVAYLSKMLDPVAKGWPACLKAIAATALLVKDADKLTMGQKLTVIAPHVLESMIRQPPDRWMSNARMTHYQSLLLDSERVSFGAPVALNPATLLPEEHPENREVLHSCHDILAEETGPRKGLRDEPLPNPHCTWFTDGSSYIHEGKRVAGAAVVSKDQVIWAGSLPEGTSAQKAELVALTRALELAEGKRVNIYTDSGYAFATAHIHGAIYRQRGLLTSAGKDIKNKQEILLLLEAIHAPQEVAIIHCPGHQKGTSEVAQGNKKADFEAKQVALRSETLILAASPPVASPTFPHYSSEEEESLTKKPAKFSKDQQGIWKTREEKIVLPKEAAQAYLKQLHHLTHLGAKHLRSNCQSTKYHIRGLSRLTEEVVHQCKACQLVNAHPSQASPRRRLTGERPGDNWEIDFTEVKPTRYGYKYLLVFIDTFSGWVEAFPTKKETATXVAKRVLEDIFPRFGIPKVIGSDNGPAFIAQVSQGMAKILGADWKLHCAYRPQSSGQVEKMNRTLKEAMTKLSLETGITDWTVLLPFALFRVWNTPGPLGVTSFEVLFGAPQPLMADPWSMPADVNAPHSLLARLKALEVVHREVWAPLATLYKPGEVRVPHPFQVGDLVYVRRHRAANLEPRWKGPHLVLLTTPTAIKVDGIAPWIHASHAKRATCLNDNNDDWVVEKTDNPLKLRIRHRLPHTKPVADK